A single genomic interval of Shewanella halotolerans harbors:
- the katG gene encoding catalase/peroxidase HPI, giving the protein MKGKTVNKQTLAALVSALLVFNPAVADEQESAQMTKPKGAAATGTAKAFQPKSKQFWWPDQLDLSPLRDHDSRSNPYGESFDYAKAFNSLDLDQVKADIDQLLTQSQDWWPADYGNYGPFFIRMTWHSAGTYRTLDGRGGAGGGQQRFEPLNSWPDNASLDKARRLLWPVKQKYGEALSWSDLIVLAGNVALENMGFKTFGFAGGRNDDWEPDMVYWGPEVEMLASDREDRDGKLQRPLGATHMGLIYVNPEGPKGVPDPLGSAKNIRTAFSRMAMNDEETLALIAGGHTFGKMHGAHKPKDCLGAEPAAAGIEAQGLGWHNKCGKGHSEDTITSGLEGAWTQAPTKWTSLYLSNLLTYDWQQTRSPAGAIQWIPTDESVHKAVPDAHVKGKFHAPVMTTADLALKYDPEYRKIAERFLADPEEYRLAFAKAWYKLTHRDMGPARNFLGKEVPQGSFIWQDPIDDKTQSRLSAGDIKQLKKAISKSGLSVAERVRLAWASAASYRQSDMRGGANGARIALAPQKDWAVNNPAETATVLKTLEAIRADFNKGAGKRQVSLADLIVLAGASALEQAAKQAGFEVAVPFTPGRGDATQAQTDENSFSLLELHADGFRNYFDVNHSYKSPTEMLVDKADQLDLTVPEMTVLVGGLRALDANYQGVKHGVLTQRPGTLNNDFFVNLLDMSTLWQKSDVDGIYQGLDRSSGKPKWTATSVDLIFGSNSELRAVAEVYAFDTSKQKFVDDFVAAWVKVMNLDR; this is encoded by the coding sequence ATGAAAGGAAAAACAGTAAACAAGCAAACGCTCGCGGCGTTAGTGAGTGCCTTGTTGGTGTTTAACCCTGCCGTCGCCGATGAGCAAGAATCCGCACAGATGACTAAGCCCAAAGGGGCTGCCGCCACAGGCACCGCCAAAGCGTTTCAACCCAAGAGCAAACAGTTTTGGTGGCCCGATCAATTGGATCTTTCCCCGCTGCGGGATCACGACTCCCGCTCCAATCCCTACGGCGAAAGTTTCGACTACGCCAAGGCCTTCAACTCGCTGGATCTCGACCAGGTAAAAGCCGATATCGACCAGCTACTCACCCAATCGCAGGATTGGTGGCCAGCCGACTACGGCAACTATGGTCCCTTCTTCATTCGCATGACCTGGCACAGCGCAGGAACCTATCGCACCTTGGATGGCCGTGGTGGCGCCGGTGGCGGACAGCAGCGATTCGAGCCGTTAAACAGTTGGCCCGATAACGCCAGCCTGGACAAGGCGCGCCGCCTGCTCTGGCCAGTGAAACAGAAGTATGGCGAGGCGCTCTCCTGGTCAGACTTAATTGTGCTCGCGGGCAACGTCGCCCTGGAAAACATGGGATTCAAGACTTTCGGTTTTGCCGGTGGTCGTAACGACGACTGGGAGCCAGACATGGTGTACTGGGGACCGGAGGTCGAGATGCTCGCCAGCGATCGTGAAGACAGAGACGGCAAGCTGCAAAGACCCTTAGGCGCGACCCACATGGGGCTCATCTATGTTAATCCGGAAGGCCCGAAAGGGGTGCCAGATCCATTAGGTTCGGCCAAGAATATCCGCACCGCCTTCTCCCGCATGGCGATGAATGATGAGGAAACTCTGGCACTTATCGCCGGCGGCCATACCTTCGGTAAGATGCACGGCGCTCACAAGCCGAAAGATTGTCTGGGGGCAGAACCTGCTGCGGCAGGCATCGAAGCTCAGGGGCTGGGCTGGCACAACAAGTGTGGCAAGGGCCACTCAGAAGACACCATCACCAGTGGCTTGGAAGGGGCTTGGACTCAGGCGCCGACTAAGTGGACCTCGCTCTATCTGAGTAACCTGCTGACCTACGACTGGCAACAGACCCGCAGTCCTGCCGGTGCGATCCAGTGGATCCCAACCGACGAGTCGGTGCACAAGGCCGTGCCCGATGCTCATGTCAAAGGTAAGTTTCATGCGCCCGTGATGACCACGGCGGACCTCGCGCTCAAGTATGACCCCGAGTATCGAAAGATCGCCGAGCGCTTCCTGGCTGACCCAGAAGAGTATCGCTTGGCCTTTGCCAAGGCCTGGTACAAGTTGACTCATAGAGACATGGGGCCTGCCCGTAACTTCCTCGGTAAAGAGGTGCCTCAGGGCAGCTTCATCTGGCAAGACCCAATCGATGATAAGACCCAATCGCGTCTCAGCGCCGGCGATATCAAGCAGCTTAAAAAAGCCATCAGCAAGTCTGGGCTGAGCGTTGCCGAGCGCGTGCGCCTGGCCTGGGCGTCGGCGGCCAGCTATCGTCAATCAGATATGCGTGGCGGCGCCAATGGTGCTCGTATCGCTCTGGCTCCGCAGAAGGATTGGGCGGTGAACAACCCAGCCGAAACCGCCACGGTGCTTAAGACGCTGGAGGCGATTCGTGCCGACTTTAATAAGGGCGCCGGCAAGCGTCAGGTTTCCTTGGCCGACCTTATCGTACTCGCGGGGGCTAGCGCCCTAGAGCAGGCCGCCAAGCAGGCGGGCTTCGAGGTCGCCGTGCCTTTCACCCCGGGACGAGGTGATGCCACTCAGGCGCAGACGGACGAAAACTCCTTTAGCCTGCTGGAGCTGCATGCCGATGGCTTTAGAAACTACTTCGACGTTAACCACAGCTATAAGTCGCCCACCGAGATGCTGGTGGATAAGGCCGACCAGCTGGATCTGACTGTGCCCGAGATGACAGTGTTAGTCGGTGGCCTGCGTGCCCTCGATGCCAACTATCAAGGGGTTAAGCACGGGGTGTTGACCCAGCGTCCCGGTACGCTTAACAATGACTTCTTCGTCAACCTGTTAGATATGTCGACCCTGTGGCAGAAGTCAGATGTCGATGGCATCTACCAGGGGCTGGATCGTAGCAGCGGCAAACCTAAGTGGACCGCCACTTCGGTGGACCTCATCTTCGGCTCTAACTCTGAACTGCGCGCGGTTGCCGAGGTTTATGCCTTCGATACCTCAAAGCAGAAGTTTGTCGATGATTTCGTCGCCGCCTGGGTCAAGGTGATGAATTTAGATAGATAA
- the metH gene encoding methionine synthase, producing MATQSPVRNVRQINDAIRERLNKEILILDGAMGTMIQNHKLEEADFRGERFAEWPCDLKGNNDLLVLTQPELIKQIHRDYLLAGADIIETNTFNATQVAMADYEMQSLSREINLEGARLARAACDQVAAETGRQCYVAGVLGPTNRTCSISPDVNDPGYRNIHFDDLVEAYIESTQALIEGGADIIMVETIFDTLNAKAALFAIETLFEQLGQRLPVMISGTITDASGRTLTGQTTEAFYNSLRHVKPLSIGLNCALGPQELRPYVEELSKIAECYVSAHPNAGLPNEFGGYDETPEQMAEVIGPWAEEGLLNIIGGCCGTTPEHIKAIRAAVIKHGARQLPDLPVACRLSGLEPLTIDADSLFVNVGERTNVTGSAKFLRLIKTGEYEEALSVARDQVENGAQIIDINMDEGMLDGVEVMQKFLNLIASEPDISRVPIMIDSSKWEVIEAGLKCIQGKGVVNSISLKEGEAKFIEQATLVKRYGAAAIIMAFDEVGQADTMARKIEICTRAYRVLVDKVGFPPEDIIFDPNIFAIATGIDEHDNYAVDFIEATREIKRTLPHAMISGGVSNVSFSFRGNNPVREAIHAVFLYHAIQAGMDMGIVNAGQLAIYDDIDPELKARVEAVVQNLPCPVEDSNNTEQLLEIAEQYRGDGATGAKKEDLEWRSWPVNKRLEHALVKGITEFIDQDTEEARQLASRPLDVIEGPLMDGMNVVGDLFGSGKMFLPQVVKSARVMKKAVAYLNPYIEAEKVEGESNGKILMVTVKGDVHDIGKNIVGVVLACNGYEVVDLGVMVPVEKIIEVAKAENVDIIGMSGLITPSLDEMVHNVKAFHKAGLNIPSIIGGATCSKIHTAVKIAPHAPEGAIYIADASRAVPMVAKLINKETRQATIDAAYEEYRVMRDKRNSQAKRKQIVSLEAARENRCQQDWNAHTPFVPNQLGRQVFDDYPLEDLVDRIDWTPFFRSWELHGHFPKILDDEVVGEEARKLYQDAKAMLKTIIEEKWLTAKAVIGLFPANTVNHDDIEIYTDESRSQVEMTTHHLRMQIERVGNDNFCLADFVAPKDSGVADYMGGFAVTAGHGIDEHVARFEANHDDYSAIMLKCLADRLAEAFAERMHERVRKEFWGYAADENLDNEALIREKYKGIRPAPGYPACPDHTEKGLLWELLKPDETIDLNITESYAMFPTAAVSGWYFAHPQSRYFGVTNIGRDQVEDYAKRKGMSVEETERWLAPVLDYDI from the coding sequence ATGGCGACCCAATCCCCTGTTCGAAACGTAAGGCAGATTAACGACGCGATCCGCGAGCGACTCAATAAGGAAATTTTGATCCTCGACGGCGCCATGGGCACCATGATCCAGAACCACAAGCTGGAGGAGGCCGACTTTCGCGGCGAACGCTTTGCCGAGTGGCCCTGCGATCTCAAGGGTAACAACGACCTGTTGGTGCTGACCCAACCCGAGCTTATCAAGCAGATCCACAGAGATTACCTGCTGGCGGGCGCCGACATCATAGAGACCAACACCTTCAACGCCACCCAGGTGGCCATGGCCGACTATGAGATGCAGTCGCTGTCACGGGAGATAAACCTAGAGGGCGCTCGACTGGCCCGCGCCGCCTGTGACCAAGTTGCCGCCGAAACCGGCCGTCAATGCTATGTGGCCGGGGTTCTCGGCCCCACCAACCGCACCTGCTCCATCAGCCCAGATGTGAACGATCCTGGCTATCGTAATATCCATTTCGACGACCTTGTGGAAGCCTATATCGAGTCGACCCAGGCCCTTATCGAGGGCGGCGCCGACATCATCATGGTCGAAACCATCTTCGATACCCTCAACGCCAAGGCGGCGCTGTTTGCCATCGAGACATTGTTCGAACAGCTGGGCCAGCGTCTGCCTGTGATGATCTCGGGCACCATTACCGATGCCTCGGGCCGCACCCTGACGGGTCAAACTACAGAAGCTTTCTACAATTCACTGCGCCACGTGAAACCGCTCTCCATCGGCCTCAACTGCGCCTTGGGGCCGCAAGAGCTGCGCCCCTATGTAGAGGAGCTGTCGAAGATCGCCGAGTGCTATGTATCGGCGCACCCCAATGCTGGCCTGCCCAACGAGTTTGGCGGCTACGACGAGACCCCGGAGCAGATGGCCGAGGTGATCGGCCCCTGGGCCGAGGAAGGCCTGCTCAACATCATAGGTGGCTGCTGCGGCACCACCCCAGAACATATCAAGGCGATCCGCGCCGCCGTCATCAAGCACGGTGCCCGCCAGCTGCCGGATCTGCCGGTGGCCTGTCGCCTCTCAGGCCTGGAGCCGCTGACCATAGACGCCGACTCGCTGTTTGTGAACGTGGGCGAGCGCACCAACGTTACCGGCTCGGCCAAGTTTCTGCGGCTGATCAAGACGGGCGAATATGAAGAAGCGCTGTCGGTGGCCCGGGATCAGGTGGAAAACGGCGCCCAGATCATCGACATCAACATGGATGAGGGGATGCTGGACGGCGTCGAGGTGATGCAGAAGTTCCTCAACCTTATCGCCTCCGAGCCCGACATCAGCCGGGTACCTATCATGATCGACTCCTCCAAGTGGGAGGTGATCGAGGCCGGGCTCAAGTGCATCCAGGGCAAGGGCGTGGTGAACTCCATCTCCCTTAAGGAGGGCGAGGCCAAGTTTATCGAACAGGCCACCCTGGTGAAACGCTACGGCGCGGCGGCCATCATCATGGCCTTCGACGAAGTTGGCCAGGCCGACACCATGGCGCGCAAAATAGAGATCTGTACCCGCGCCTACCGGGTATTGGTGGATAAGGTGGGCTTCCCGCCGGAAGATATCATCTTCGACCCCAACATCTTCGCCATCGCCACCGGCATCGACGAGCATGACAACTATGCGGTGGACTTCATCGAGGCAACCCGCGAGATCAAACGTACCCTGCCCCACGCGATGATCTCCGGCGGGGTGTCCAACGTCTCCTTCTCCTTCCGCGGTAACAACCCGGTGCGCGAGGCGATCCACGCCGTGTTCCTCTACCACGCCATCCAGGCGGGGATGGACATGGGCATAGTCAACGCCGGGCAGCTGGCGATCTATGATGATATCGATCCCGAACTGAAGGCCAGGGTGGAGGCCGTGGTGCAGAACCTGCCCTGCCCGGTGGAAGATTCAAACAACACAGAACAACTACTGGAGATCGCCGAGCAGTACCGTGGCGACGGCGCCACGGGCGCCAAGAAGGAAGATCTCGAGTGGCGCAGTTGGCCGGTCAACAAGCGGCTGGAGCACGCCCTGGTCAAAGGGATCACAGAGTTTATCGACCAGGACACCGAAGAGGCGCGCCAGCTGGCCAGCCGTCCGCTGGATGTGATCGAAGGCCCACTGATGGATGGCATGAACGTGGTCGGCGACCTGTTTGGCTCGGGCAAGATGTTCCTGCCCCAGGTGGTGAAATCGGCGCGGGTGATGAAGAAAGCGGTGGCCTACCTCAACCCCTACATAGAGGCGGAAAAAGTCGAGGGCGAATCCAACGGCAAGATCCTCATGGTGACGGTCAAGGGTGACGTGCATGACATAGGCAAGAATATCGTCGGCGTGGTGCTGGCCTGTAACGGCTACGAGGTGGTGGATCTCGGCGTCATGGTACCGGTCGAGAAGATCATAGAGGTCGCCAAGGCGGAAAATGTCGATATCATCGGCATGTCGGGGCTTATCACCCCGAGCCTGGATGAGATGGTGCACAACGTCAAAGCCTTCCATAAGGCGGGGCTGAATATTCCCTCCATCATAGGCGGCGCCACCTGCTCCAAGATCCACACGGCAGTGAAAATCGCACCCCACGCCCCCGAAGGTGCCATCTATATCGCCGACGCGTCGCGCGCCGTGCCCATGGTGGCCAAGCTGATCAACAAGGAGACCCGCCAGGCGACCATAGATGCCGCCTACGAGGAATACCGGGTGATGCGCGACAAACGTAATTCACAGGCCAAGCGCAAGCAGATCGTCTCCCTCGAGGCGGCGCGGGAAAACCGCTGCCAGCAAGACTGGAACGCCCATACGCCTTTTGTCCCGAATCAACTGGGCAGACAGGTGTTTGACGACTATCCGCTGGAAGACCTGGTCGATCGCATCGACTGGACGCCATTTTTCCGCAGCTGGGAGCTACACGGCCACTTCCCCAAGATCCTCGACGACGAGGTGGTGGGCGAAGAGGCGCGCAAGCTCTATCAAGATGCCAAGGCGATGCTCAAAACCATCATCGAAGAGAAATGGCTTACGGCAAAGGCGGTCATCGGACTCTTCCCGGCCAATACGGTTAACCATGATGATATCGAGATCTACACAGACGAGAGCCGCAGCCAGGTCGAGATGACCACTCACCATCTGCGGATGCAGATAGAGCGTGTCGGTAACGACAACTTCTGTCTCGCCGACTTCGTCGCGCCGAAAGACTCTGGCGTCGCCGACTACATGGGCGGCTTCGCCGTCACCGCAGGACACGGCATCGACGAGCATGTGGCCCGCTTCGAGGCCAACCATGACGACTACAGCGCCATCATGCTCAAGTGTCTGGCCGACCGTCTGGCCGAAGCCTTTGCCGAGCGGATGCACGAGCGGGTGCGTAAGGAGTTCTGGGGCTATGCCGCCGATGAGAACCTGGATAACGAGGCGCTAATTCGCGAGAAATACAAAGGGATACGTCCGGCCCCAGGCTACCCCGCCTGCCCGGATCACACAGAGAAAGGCCTGTTGTGGGAGCTGCTAAAGCCCGACGAGACCATAGATCTCAATATCACCGAGAGCTACGCCATGTTCCCCACCGCCGCCGTCTCCGGCTGGTACTTCGCCCACCCGCAGTCGCGCTACTTCGGCGTGACCAATATCGGCCGGGATCAGGTGGAGGACTACGCCAAACGTAAGGGAATGAGTGTTGAGGAGACAGAGCGTTGGTTGGCGCCGGTACTCGATTATGATATTTAA
- a CDS encoding histidine phosphatase family protein produces the protein MTQTTLYLMRHGECEGGNLLRGHSDQPLTEIGFAQMQLAYAKLPQTVDRVISSPLKRCRVFAEHLTTKNQVKVALDAGLKEIYFGRWDGQPIPELHADHGEELSAYWRDPWANPLPEGEPMAEFEQRVDEVVEQLVHQHSGEALLLLTHGGVIRHLMAKALGVERAVGFYTRLSLDYGSVVKVSHYRDKAGEGYWRLHWHDAE, from the coding sequence ATGACGCAAACGACACTCTATTTGATGCGCCACGGCGAATGTGAAGGCGGCAACCTGCTGCGCGGCCATAGCGATCAACCGCTTACAGAGATAGGCTTCGCCCAGATGCAGCTGGCCTATGCCAAGCTGCCCCAGACGGTGGACAGGGTGATCAGCTCGCCGCTTAAGCGTTGCCGCGTGTTTGCCGAACATCTGACGACTAAGAATCAGGTGAAGGTGGCGCTGGATGCCGGGCTCAAGGAGATCTACTTCGGCCGTTGGGATGGTCAGCCTATCCCTGAGCTGCATGCCGATCACGGCGAGGAGCTGAGTGCCTATTGGCGGGACCCTTGGGCCAATCCACTGCCCGAAGGGGAGCCCATGGCTGAGTTCGAGCAGCGTGTCGACGAGGTGGTCGAGCAATTGGTGCATCAGCATAGTGGTGAGGCCTTGTTACTGCTCACTCATGGCGGCGTGATACGTCACCTGATGGCCAAAGCCCTGGGGGTAGAGCGCGCCGTGGGCTTCTATACCCGGCTGAGCCTGGACTATGGCAGCGTGGTCAAGGTAAGCCACTATCGCGATAAGGCGGGAGAGGGCTACTGGCGCCTGCACTGGCACGACGCCGAGTAA
- a CDS encoding ABC transporter ATP-binding protein, producing MSAPSQPSQTESFLSHGASDGAILGTDTGAGAAIGDGACARPALSVRDLSWRCGERAILSGVKLDLLEGKMLGIIGPNGAGKSSLLRCLYRFLTPSSGEIQLFGQPIASLSARAFAREVAVVLQDTPQHFDMTTAQLVALGLTPHKAAFSMTTKADRLAVSQALETVGLKERAGQTYASLSGGEKQRALIARAIVQQPKLLILDEPTNHLDIRYQIQILELLKALGVTVVISIHDLNLASALCDQLLLLDQGKAVAQGSPKQVLSEAQIARVFGVCCQVSPHPQHGNPQINYFYGYHLHNADQSALHGNGLDDLPLEAKEANHDER from the coding sequence TTGAGCGCCCCTAGTCAGCCATCACAAACAGAATCATTCCTGTCTCACGGCGCCAGTGACGGTGCTATTTTAGGTACGGACACAGGTGCTGGTGCAGCCATCGGCGATGGCGCCTGTGCGCGCCCGGCGCTGTCGGTGCGGGATCTTAGCTGGCGCTGCGGCGAGCGCGCCATCCTCTCTGGGGTCAAGCTGGATCTGCTAGAGGGTAAGATGCTGGGGATCATAGGTCCCAATGGCGCTGGCAAGTCCAGCCTGCTGCGCTGCCTCTATCGTTTCCTTACGCCTAGCAGCGGTGAGATCCAGCTGTTTGGTCAGCCCATCGCCAGCCTGAGCGCCAGGGCCTTTGCCCGCGAGGTGGCCGTGGTGTTGCAGGACACGCCCCAGCATTTCGACATGACCACGGCCCAGCTGGTGGCATTGGGGCTCACGCCACACAAGGCCGCCTTCTCCATGACCACTAAGGCCGACCGCCTGGCGGTGAGTCAGGCCCTGGAAACCGTGGGGCTCAAGGAGCGCGCCGGACAGACCTACGCCTCCCTGTCAGGGGGCGAGAAGCAGCGGGCGCTGATCGCCCGCGCCATAGTGCAGCAGCCCAAGCTGTTGATCCTCGACGAGCCCACCAATCACCTGGATATCCGCTATCAGATCCAGATCCTCGAGCTGCTCAAGGCCCTCGGGGTGACTGTGGTGATTTCGATTCACGACCTCAACCTCGCCAGCGCCCTGTGCGATCAACTTTTGCTGCTGGATCAGGGGAAGGCCGTGGCTCAAGGTTCGCCCAAACAGGTGCTGAGCGAGGCGCAGATCGCCAGGGTATTCGGCGTCTGCTGTCAGGTATCGCCCCATCCACAGCACGGCAACCCGCAGATTAACTATTTCTATGGCTATCACCTTCACAATGCTGACCAGAGTGCTCTGCATGGCAATGGCTTGGATGACCTGCCCCTTGAGGCGAAGGAGGCTAACCATGATGAGCGCTAG
- a CDS encoding FecCD family ABC transporter permease, protein MMSASLSLGRGYSPLQQLAFVCLGLLTLATPVLAVSFGAAQIGVAEVLDVLLAKLSGADPGGVTARILIELRLPRILLAFIAGFGLALAGAVLQTVTRNPLADPYLFGISSGASLGAVVVITLLGGVGGALASVGLPLGAFIGASLAVLMVLALCGRDLNTQIERMLLSGVAISFLFGALASLMLYFSGPQSAASVLFWSLGSFAKASWQMLWLPWLLVLAASAILLLLKRQILAIQAGDETAHTLGIRVQRLRLVSLLLCSLITAVLVANCGGIGFVGLMVPHMVRLLLPGRFALLLTALVGGLFMIWVDVLARCLLSYQELPVGIITAVIGSLFFLFILGGKRGN, encoded by the coding sequence ATGATGAGCGCTAGCCTGAGTCTGGGAAGAGGCTATAGCCCGCTGCAACAACTGGCCTTCGTCTGCCTGGGGCTGCTGACACTGGCGACTCCTGTGCTGGCGGTGAGCTTCGGCGCGGCGCAGATAGGCGTCGCCGAGGTGCTTGATGTGCTGCTGGCCAAGCTGAGCGGCGCCGACCCCGGCGGCGTGACTGCAAGAATATTGATTGAGCTGCGCCTGCCGCGCATCCTGCTGGCCTTCATCGCCGGCTTCGGTCTGGCCCTGGCGGGTGCCGTATTGCAGACGGTGACACGTAATCCCCTGGCCGACCCTTATCTGTTTGGCATCTCCTCGGGCGCCAGTCTGGGGGCGGTTGTGGTGATCACCCTGCTGGGCGGTGTCGGCGGCGCTTTGGCCAGTGTCGGCCTGCCGCTCGGCGCCTTTATCGGTGCCAGCCTGGCGGTGCTCATGGTGCTGGCTCTGTGCGGGCGGGATCTGAACACCCAGATAGAGCGCATGTTGCTCTCCGGGGTGGCGATCTCCTTCCTGTTTGGCGCGCTGGCCAGCTTGATGCTCTATTTCTCCGGGCCGCAATCGGCCGCCTCTGTGCTCTTCTGGAGCCTGGGCAGCTTTGCCAAGGCGAGTTGGCAGATGCTCTGGCTGCCCTGGCTGCTGGTGTTGGCGGCGAGCGCCATCCTGCTGCTGCTTAAGCGGCAGATCCTCGCCATTCAGGCGGGGGATGAGACCGCCCATACCCTGGGCATTCGGGTACAGCGCTTACGCCTCGTCAGCCTACTGCTCTGCTCGTTGATCACCGCCGTCCTGGTGGCCAACTGTGGCGGCATCGGCTTCGTCGGCCTGATGGTACCCCACATGGTGCGCCTATTGCTGCCCGGGCGTTTCGCCCTGCTGCTGACGGCCCTGGTGGGCGGCCTGTTTATGATCTGGGTGGATGTGCTGGCCAGGTGTCTGCTCAGCTATCAGGAGCTGCCGGTGGGGATCATCACGGCTGTGATAGGCAGCCTCTTCTTCCTGTTTATCCTGGGCGGCAAGCGTGGCAACTAG
- the cobT gene encoding nicotinate-nucleotide--dimethylbenzimidazole phosphoribosyltransferase: MFEVTEVSSEFDAKIQQKIDTKTKPLGALGALETLAMTIARVLGPDKPQITKPTLLVFAGDHGIAASGVSIAPSEVTTQMVMNFLKGGAAINLFCAQGGITMEVIDCGIAQEIHDQPKLINHRLGAGTAAIHREPAMTLGAVKQGFAMARERVALHHGRGCNLIAFGEMGIGNTSSAAAIMAALMGREAAECVGRGTGIDAATLARKQLLVEQALHLHREQLDDPYGVLACLGGFEIVQMAGAILAAAELKMLVLIDGFIATAAALAAVTIAPHARDYMIFAHESGERGHKLMLEHLNAQPLLSLGLRLGEGTGAALAVPLVQAAATFYNEMASLEEMGISI; the protein is encoded by the coding sequence ATGTTTGAAGTCACTGAGGTAAGTAGCGAGTTCGATGCCAAGATCCAGCAGAAAATAGACACTAAGACCAAGCCCCTCGGAGCCCTCGGCGCGCTCGAGACCCTGGCGATGACTATCGCTCGGGTGCTGGGTCCAGACAAGCCGCAAATAACCAAACCAACCCTTTTGGTGTTTGCCGGCGATCACGGTATCGCCGCCTCCGGGGTCTCCATCGCACCTAGCGAGGTGACCACCCAGATGGTGATGAATTTCCTCAAGGGCGGCGCGGCCATCAATCTGTTCTGTGCCCAAGGGGGGATCACCATGGAGGTGATCGACTGTGGCATCGCCCAGGAGATCCATGATCAGCCTAAGCTTATCAATCACAGGCTGGGGGCCGGCACAGCTGCGATTCATCGCGAGCCCGCCATGACCCTGGGCGCAGTCAAACAGGGCTTCGCCATGGCCAGGGAGCGAGTCGCGCTGCATCACGGCCGCGGCTGTAACCTGATCGCCTTCGGCGAGATGGGCATAGGCAACACCAGCTCGGCGGCGGCCATCATGGCGGCGCTGATGGGGCGCGAGGCGGCCGAGTGTGTCGGCCGGGGCACAGGCATAGATGCCGCCACCCTGGCACGCAAACAGCTGCTGGTGGAGCAGGCGCTGCATCTGCACCGCGAGCAGCTTGACGACCCCTATGGTGTGCTGGCCTGTCTGGGTGGCTTCGAGATAGTGCAGATGGCCGGTGCCATATTGGCGGCGGCGGAGCTGAAGATGCTGGTGCTGATCGACGGCTTCATCGCCACGGCAGCGGCCCTGGCGGCGGTGACCATAGCGCCCCACGCCCGGGACTATATGATCTTCGCCCACGAGTCCGGCGAGCGCGGCCACAAACTGATGCTGGAGCATCTCAATGCCCAGCCGCTCTTGTCTCTTGGACTGCGTCTCGGTGAGGGGACCGGGGCGGCGCTGGCGGTGCCTCTGGTGCAGGCGGCGGCCACGTTTTACAACGAGATGGCCTCCCTCGAAGAGATGGGCATTTCGATTTAG
- a CDS encoding adenosylcobinamide-GDP ribazoletransferase, which translates to MFARELNLFFIAMGFFTRIPMPAWVEVDNERLNQASRYFALVGVLVGGICALVYSLATQVLPISVAILLAMVAGLLLTGGFHEDGLADTADGFGGGWQVQDKLTIMKDSRVGTYGVLALVISLLFKFVLLSEIALFDGDLVMAALVVGHCLSRMVAASLIFTETYVRDDDSSKSKPLAQSQTPNELGILLLTGILTLWLSGIASALSLCLVLLAARQLLVRSYRRQIGGYTGDVLGATQQMIELLCYLFILVISL; encoded by the coding sequence ATGTTTGCCAGAGAGTTAAACCTGTTTTTTATCGCCATGGGCTTCTTTACCCGGATCCCCATGCCTGCATGGGTGGAGGTCGACAATGAGCGGCTCAATCAGGCCAGCCGTTACTTCGCCCTGGTCGGCGTGCTTGTCGGTGGCATCTGCGCCCTGGTCTATAGCCTGGCGACTCAGGTATTGCCCATCAGCGTCGCCATCCTACTCGCCATGGTGGCCGGGCTGCTGCTCACCGGTGGCTTCCACGAGGATGGCCTGGCGGATACCGCCGACGGATTCGGTGGTGGCTGGCAGGTGCAGGATAAGCTCACCATAATGAAAGACTCGCGTGTCGGCACCTATGGCGTGCTCGCCCTGGTGATTAGCCTGCTGTTCAAGTTTGTGCTGCTCAGTGAGATTGCCCTGTTCGATGGCGATCTTGTGATGGCAGCCTTGGTGGTGGGCCACTGCCTGAGCCGTATGGTAGCGGCCTCCTTAATCTTCACCGAGACCTATGTACGGGATGACGACAGCAGCAAGAGCAAACCTCTGGCCCAGTCGCAGACCCCCAACGAGCTGGGAATTTTGCTGTTGACCGGCATCCTCACCCTCTGGCTCAGCGGTATCGCCTCGGCGCTCTCGCTCTGTTTGGTGTTGCTGGCGGCGCGCCAGCTGCTGGTACGCAGTTATCGCCGTCAGATCGGCGGCTACACTGGCGACGTGCTGGGGGCGACCCAGCAGATGATCGAGCTGCTCTGTTACCTGTTTATCCTGGTGATCAGCCTATGA